The Pseudochaenichthys georgianus chromosome 8, fPseGeo1.2, whole genome shotgun sequence genome has a segment encoding these proteins:
- the LOC117451017 gene encoding MAPK regulated corepressor interacting protein 2-like — MYTITRGPSKLATQRRTGPTQPVDTKINDFKHKQTSWGMPDLPAPKIVFNRPNGKKYHQPALALPADNQQEERFTPTHEENITFVYNAWQEVVQQDPEEAQAAVHYKDTGPSPHLKNFVPLDLDEWWAQRFLANIDKLS, encoded by the exons ATGTACACAATTACAAGGGGTCCCAGCAAACTGGCCACCCAGCGACGGACAG ggCCTACGCAGCCGGTTGACACCAAAATAAACGACTTCAAGCACAAACAAACGTCCTGGGGCATGCCTGA CCTTCCTGCCCCAAAGATAGTTTTCAACCGGCCAAATGGTAAGAAGTACCATCAGCCTGCTCTGGCTCTGCCTGCAGACAACCAGCAGGAAGAGAGATTCACACCCACGCACgaggaaaacattacatttgtctACAATG CCTGGCAGGAGGTGGTGCAGCAGGATCCAGAGGAGGCCCAGGCAGCAGTCCACTATAAAGATACCGGTCCCAGTCCACACCTGAAAA ATTTCGTGCCTTTagatctggatgaatggtgGGCCCAGCGTTTCCTCGCTAATATAGACAAGCTCTCCTGA
- the LOC117451552 gene encoding glycerophosphodiester phosphodiesterase 1-like — MLQIGDEVVYFSALFLLVVLGTRSATGASLLTAFLYVFMVMFRFPPVPADQAGRVLRPGAPSGGVLVVAHRGGCHDAPENTLAAIREASRNGATGVELDLSFTAEGVPVLMHDETVDRTTNGSGPVSKLQLAQLKRLDAAARHRLRDKYSGEKVPTLQEAVEESIRQQLTIFFNVKGQPDKAASVLHEMYKKFPVLYNSSIVSSFEPKVIYKMRQTDPNVVTALIHRPWRLSRFTDGAPRSLSISGQVWTGVLDILLDWAHHHILWKLCGVSAILMQKDYISLDYVQYWAERGVEVVGWTVNTAVEKDFYQNMLKIGYLTDSLLEDFDPQY, encoded by the exons ATGCTGCAGATCGGGGATGAGGTGGTGTATTTCTCGGCGTTGTTTCTGCTCGTGGTGTTGGGCACGCGGAGCGCCACGGGGGCCTCTCTCCTCACCGCTTTCCTATACGTCTTCATGGTGATGTTCCGGTTTCCTCCGGTGCCGGCGGACCAGGCCGGCCGTGTCCTCCGGCCCGGGGCTCCGTCAGGCGGGGTCTTGGTGGTGGCGCACCGCGGGGGCTGCCATGATGCTCCGGAGAACACCTTGGCAGCGATCAGAGAG GCCAGTAGGAACGGGGCCACTGGTGTGGAGCTGGACCTGAGCTTCACGGCAGAGGGGGTGCCCGTCCTGATGCACGATGAGACGGTGGACCGCACCACCAACGGCTCTGGACCAGTTAGCAAACTGCAGCTGGCCCAGCTTAAGAGACTAGATGCTGCTGCTCGTCACAGGCTGAG AGACAAATACAGTGGAGAGAAGGTCCCAACTCTGCAGGAGGCAGTGGAGGAATCCATCAGACAACAGCTCACCATCTTCTTCAATGTCAAAGGTCAACCTGATAAG GCTGCTTCAGTGCTTCATGAGATGTATAAGAAGTTTCCTGTCCTTTACAATAGCAGCATTGTTTCTTCCTTTGAACCAAAAGTAATCTACAAG ATGCGTCAGACGGACCCCAACGTGGTCACAGCTCTCATCCACCGCCCTTGGAGACTGAGCCGCTTCACCGACGGCGCCCCCCGGTCCCTGTCCATCTCGGGTCAGGTGTGGACGGGGGTTCTGGACATCTTGTTGGACTGGGCCCACCACCACATACTGTGGAAACTCTGCGGTGTCTCAGCCATCCTCATGCAGAAGGACTACATCTCACT GGACTACGTTCAGTACTGGGCAGAGCGAGGTGTGGAGGTGGTGGGCTGGACGGTCAACACCGCTGTGGAGAAAGACTTCTACCAAAACATGCTGAAGATTGGATACCTGACCGACAGTCTGCTGGAAGACTTTGATCCTCAATactga